In Oscillospiraceae bacterium, the DNA window ATGTACCGTCCTCTTATTGCCGAGCCTTTGGATGCTGTTGAAAATATGAGAGAGATTGAGATGGCATCCCGTCTTAAAATAACGGGGCTTATAAACAATTCAAGTTTAGGTGCACAAACAACCCCTCAGGATATTTATGACTCTTTTCAATATGCTCAGAAGGTGTCCGAGCTATCGGGCATTCCTTTAATTTACACCACCGCTGACAAAAATGTCGGCAAGGTTGACAACACAAAAACAATAAGCCTTTATACAAAGACTGTTTGGTAAATATTTTTTAATCACAAGGAGGAAAACACAATGGCAAAAGTAAGCTTTTTTGAGGACAAGTGCAAGGGCTGTGAGCTTTGCGTTACAGTATGTCCCAAAAAAATAATCAAAATGGAAAGAAACAAGCTGAATGCAAAAGGATATAATCCGGCAAATGTCAGTCAAGAGGATATGGTAAACTGCATAGGTTGCGCTATGTGTGCAAGAATGTGTCCCGACTGCGTAATTGTTGTTGAAAAATAGTTTTTCTTAAGAAAGGATGAAAAAGATGTCGGAAAAAGTTTTAATGAAAGGAAACGAAGCTGTTGCCGAGGCTGCTATCAGAAGCGGCTGTAAGCATTTCTTCGGATATCCTATTACTCCTCAAACTGAGGTTGCCGCATATATGGCAAAAAAATTACCTAAAATAAACGGCGTGTTTTTACAGGCTGAAAGTGAAGTTGCAGCTATAAATATGGTTTTAGGCTGTGCATCTACAGGAACAAGAGTTATGACCTCTTCCTCTTCTCCCGGAATTTCACTTAAAACAGAGGGTATTTCATACATAGCAGGAAGCGACCTTCCTTGTGTAATTCTTAACATTCAGAGAGGCGGCCCCGGCTTAGGCGGTATTCAGCCCTCTCAGGCCGATTATTTCCAGGCTACAAAGGCTTTAGGACACGGCGATGCTTATACCTTAGTATTTGCGCCTTCCTCTGTTCAGGAAATGGTTGACCTTGTTCAAGAGGCTTTTGACCTTGCTGACCTTTACAGAATGCCTGCTCTTATTTTGGGCGACGGCGTTTTAGGTCAGATGATGGAGCCTGTTGAATTTAAAGAGAGAACTCCCCGTGAGCTTCCCGCTAAGGATTGGGCTGTTACAGGTACAGAAAATAAAAGAGACCATAACGTTATCAATTCTCTTTATTTACAGCCTGACCAATTGGAAAAGACTGTAGTTGACAGATTTAAGAGATACGAAATAATTAAAGAAAATGAAGTAATGGTAGAAGAGGATTACTCTGCCGATGATGAAATTATCGTTGTTTCATACGGCGCTACCTCAAGAATTGTAAAGAGCGCAGTTAAGACAGCAAGAGATAAGGGACTCAAGGTTGGTATGATAAGACCTATCACTCTTTGGCCCTTCCCCGAAAAGCAAATTGCAAAGGCTGCTGATACTGCTAAGACCTTCCTTACTGTTGAAATGAGTATGGGACAGATGATTGACGATGTTAAACTCGCAGTAAACGGAAAATGTCCCGTTGAATTCTTCGGAAGAACAGGCGGTATTATTCCCTCTCCCGCAGAAATTCTTGAACAGATCGAAAAACTATCCGGAGGTATAAAATAATGGCTGTTGTATTTGAAAGACCGAAAGCTTTATTAGATGTTTCAACACATTACTGCCCCGGCTGTACTCACGGTATTATTCACCGTCTGGTTGCTGAGTGTCTTGATGAGCTTGATTTAACAGGAAAGGCTATCGGCGTTGCGCCTGTAGGCTGTTCTGTATTGGCATATGATTATTTTGCTTGTGATATGATTGAGGCTCCTCACGGACGTGCTCCTGCAGTTGCTACAGGCGTTAAACGTGCAAAGCCCGACAACTTTGTATTTACATATCAGGGTGACGGTGACTTAGCGGCTATCGGTACTGCTGAAACAGTACATGTTGCTACAAGAGGCGAAAATGTTACTATAATATTTATAAACAATGCAATTTACGGTATGACCGGCGGTCAGATGGCTCCTACCACTCTTCCCGGTCAGGTAACACAGACTACTCCTTACGGAAGAGATACCTCAAAAGCAGGCTTCCCTGTAAGAGTTTGTGAGATGCTTTCTACTCTTGACGGCGTTGCTTACGCTGAAAGAACTGCTATTGACGGCATCGGCGGTATTACAAAGACAAAAGCGGCTATCAAAAAGGCTTTTGAAACCCAGATTGCAGGAAAAGGCTTCTCAATAGTTGAAGTATTGTCAACCTGTCCTACCAACTGGGGACTTGCTCCCAAGGATGCTATCCAATGGCTAAAGGACAATATGATTCCTTATTATCCCTTGGGCGTATACAAGGATAAAACCAACGAATAAATTAAATTTCAAACTGTTTATCAGACTCACGGTAAACAAGTATTAAATTTTGTGAGTCGGAAAGGCTAAAGACACATTATGAGTACTCATACATTTGTTCTCGCCGGTTTTGGCGGTCAAGGCGTTCTTTTTATCGGAAAGGTTATTTCCTATTCCGGAATGGTAGACAATAAGGAAGTTTCCTGGCTTCCTTCATACGGACCTGCTATGCGCGGAGGTACAGCTAACTGTTCTGTTACTGTTTCCGACGAGCCTATCGGTTCTCCTCTTGTTTTAAATCCCAAAAATCTTATCGCTCTCAATCTTCCCTCTTTCGATGCTTTTGAAGCAAAGGTTGAAGCAGGCGGAATGATTTTTGCTGACAGCTCACTTATCGACAAAAAGAGCAGCAGAACAGACGTTACAGCTTTTTATATTCCTGCTACACAGCTTGCTCTTGACAACGGCTTAAAAGGCCTTGCAAATATGATTATTTTCGGAAAAATGCTTAAAGAAACAGGCTTTACAACTATAGAAACAGTTAAAAAAGCTTTGGAAAAATGTATTCCTCCGAAAAAAGCTGATATGCTTGAGCTTAATATAAAAGCTATTGAAATCGGATACAATTATTAATTATTTTAACGGAGGCTATTCTGATGTCAGTTAAAAATTTTGAAATTGCTCAGCGTATGAAAGAAATCAGAGAGCTTTCCGGCTATTCTATGGTTGACCTTGCAAAAGCTATGCAGATGGAGCCTTCGGAATATGCCGAGTACGAAAGCGGAAAGCTGTCAATTCCCGTCAGCCTTCTCTACGATGTATGCAACGTTCTTGAAATCAGTATGACCGAGCTTCTTACAGGTGAAAAAGCAAAGCTTCACAACTACTCTGTTGTAAGAAAAAATAACGGTCTTGAGGTCGAAAGAACTGCAGGCTATAAATATCAAAATCTTGCTCATTCTTTCAACGGTCGAAAAATAGAGCCTCTTTTGGTTACTGTTGAGCCTGTGCCTGACGGTGAACCTATGCATTTAAACGACCATAACGGACAGGAATATCACTATTGCGTTGAAGGACGTATGCTTGTGCGAATAGGAGAGCACGAGGTAATTATAAATGAGGGTGACTCCCTCTATTTCAACTCCGCATTACCTCACGGAATGAAGGCTCTTGACAATAAGCCCTCCAAGCTTTTAGTTATTGTTATTTAATTTTGCATTATATATATTTAAGAACTGGTGGTGACGTGAGCACTTGCTCATCATATGAGAGTTGCTGAAAAATTTGCCAATATGAGCTTTGAAAGCTATGAGGATTTCAAGAAAAATTTCAAAATAAATATCCCCGAAAATTTCAATTTTGCCCGTGATGTCATTGACGATTACGCTCAAAATGCTCCTGACCAAAAAGCTTTGGTTTGGTGCAACGACGAAGGACAAGAGAAAATTTTCACCTTTTCGGACATTTCAAGGCTTTCAAAGAAAGCTGCAAATGCGCTTCGCTCTTTGGGAATTAAAAAAGGCGACAGAGTTTTGCTTATGGTTAAAAGACGCTATCAATATTGGTACATAAACCCTGCCATTTGCAGACTTGGCGCCGTTATTATCCCCGCCACTCATCAGCTTACCGAAAAGGATATAAAATACCGTATACAAAAGGCTAACGTAAGCCTTATCATCGTTGCAAATGACCCTTATCTGACTAATGCTTTAAATGATTTAAAGCCTCAGATGCCAGACGTTAAAATGGCTACAATAAGCGGAAAATGCGACGGTTTTATAGATTTTGATGAGCTTGTCGAAAAAGCTTCCGAGGACTTTGTTGAGCCTACCGGCGATGAAATGCCTAAAAATAACGACCTTATGCTTTTGTATTTCACGTCAGGTACAACAGGTATGCCTAAAATGGTTGCTCATAACTTTGTTTATCCTTTAGGACATATTTTGACTGCTGGCTTCTGGCAAAATCTTAAAGAAACCGACCTGCATCTTTCCTTAGCCGATACAGGCTGGGCAAAATGCTCCTGGGGCAAGCTTTACGGACAGTGGATTATGGGTGCTGCCGTATTTGTTTATGACTATGAGTCCAAATTCCAGCCTATTGAAATTGCTCAGATGATAGAAAAATATCATATAACAACATTTTGCGCACCCCCTACAGTTTTCCGTTTCCTTATTAAAGAGGACCTTTCGGGAATTGACCTTTCCTCTTTAAGAGCTACCTATAACGCAGGCGAATCCCTCAACCCCGAGGTTTACAGACAATGGTACAACCTTACAGGAATTAAGCTTCGTGAAGGCTTTGGACAAACGGAAACTCCCGTTATCGTTGCTTGTTTCCCTTGGTTTGAGCCAAGACCCGGCTCTATGGGTAAGCCCTCCCCTATTCTCAACGCTAAGCTTATAAATCCGAGAGGAGAAATTTGCGAGGTTGGTGAAGAGGGAGAAATATGTATTGACTTAAAGAACGGTATTCCTACCGGTGTATTTTATGAATACCACGAGGAAAAGGAAATGACCTCCTCCGTTATGTTTGACGGCTTATATCACACAGGCGACGTTGCCTGGTGCGATGAGGATGGATATTTCTGGTTCATCGGCCGTTCCGACGACGTTATAAAATCTTCGGGCTACAGAATAGGACCTTTCGAGGTTGAATCGGCACTTGTTGAACATCCTGCTGTACTTGAAACTGCCATAACAGCTGTTCCCGACCCTGTAAGAGGACAAATAGTTAAAGCAACTATCGTTCTTGCCAACGGATACACTCCTTCAGAAGAGCTTAAGGTTGAGCTTCAGCAACACGTTAAAAGAGTTACTGCTCCTTACAAATATCCCAGAATAATAGAATTTGTAAATGAGCTTCCCAAAACAATTTCCGGTAAAATAAGACGTGTTCAGATACGTAACGAAGATGCAGAGAAATAGCAAAAAATCAGACATTCAAAACGAATGTCTGATTTTTTTATAGGCTTAATTTAAAGCTTTATCATATCAGAAGGAATACTTGCAACCTTTTTAATAGATGTTACTCTCAATGAATCAACAACAGGAGTAAATCCTGCAATCTCGAAAGAATAATCACCTTGAACTATTGAAAGATTAGAAAATCCGCTGTATGTGTATTCTACTGCATAGTAGTAATCATGTACTAAAGTGGGGGGATCTGCCTCATAATCACACTTAACACAATCCATATAAACGGTAAATTTTCCTTGTCCGTTATCCACATATCCAACTTCTTTATGTTCATATTCCGGTGGACCGCCTGCGGCAGGAAGCTCAATATTAAAGAAGCCGTTTGAATATGTGTGTCCACCAAACAAGAACGAATATCTTCCAAGAGCTTTAAGTTCCTCAAACTGAGCATCTGTTATAACAAACTTATTTCTTATAGTGGCAAGCATATCTGCTTCAGGAACTTTATAATGCCATTCATCAACTGCATATTCATCCTTTGCAGCAGCATTCCACGATTTCATAAGCATAACCTCATAGGAAACTGCGCCGCTATCCTTTATATCGGGGTATCCATCCCATGTGTAAGATGCGTTCACAACAGAAAACTTCTTTTGAGCAAAATTATTCTGTGAACAAAGGGTGCATTTGCCGTTTTCAACCTTATGCGCTTCGGTTCCAAGAGACGCATTACAATCTGCACAGACAAGGTTATGATTTACCATATCAAGCTTGGAAGCGTCAATAGTATTCTTTCCTGTTGCAGCAGGAGTTGCCTTTTTGTTTGTGTGCTTGCAAGCAGGTGCTGAGCTTGTGTTGGAAGAAGGCTCTGAAGAGCTTTCAACAGAAGATGTATCAGAAGAAATCTCCTCTGAAGATGTAATCTGTGAAGAACTGTCTTCTTCAGGAAGTATGTCCTTTGAAACAGAAGCTTTAACCTCAGCCTCTATTTTCATTTCGGTAAGCTTAGTATTAACAGAGGTTTTAACCTTGTCAAGAATCTCTGTTACGTCATTATCTTTAACCGATGCAATCTTTATATCAACAACTGCATTCTCTTTGATAAATCCGCCGTCATTCGCTGCAACAACAAGATTTTGAACAACCGTTTCAGCCTTTTGGTCTTTAAATGATATATTTTTTATTGTTTTAGCATCGTCATTGATTGCTTCAACAGCCAAAACAACTCCTTCTTCATCAAGATAAAGTCTGAATTGAGGGTTAATTGTTACAAGCATAACCGTTGCATAGTTCTCGGGCTTCTCAAAATCCCCCGATACGATATCCGAAGATGTGTCTCCTGCGGATTTAGGAGAACAGCCTGCAAAACAGGATAATAAAAGTACTGCTAAAATTAATAAAGAAATAATCTTTTTCATAATATTTCCTCCTTTTTTATTCTTTTATTATATCACTTTGAAATATATAAATCAATAGCAGACAAGCAAGTCTGCCTTTTATATAGTCTGCAATGTGCCACATCAAAAGATGCGGCACATTTCATGCGTTAGCATTTCATTCATAACATGAATTTCATTTGCCGTAAGGCAAATTTAATTACAAACAATCTCCGATTATTTGTTTGCTTCTTCAATAGCAACTGCGTGGGCAACTGTCATTTAAAATATCGTGTTTTTGCTTATTCTCAAATAGGCTTACGAATAAATTCAAAAGTTGTTTGCGATTGGTCAGTTTTTTTCATCAATTAGTCTTAATAACGTGATTATACATGCTTTCAACGCTATCATTCATATTTTGAGGAACTATTGATATCTCCGGATGAGCTTTTTGAAAAACCACAAAAATCTGATGTGCAAAACCTTGTCCCATCCATTCTATTCCATCAAAGTCCAGAATAGCTTCTTCAAATTTTTCCAAGCGATTGCATACTCTTTTCGCTTGAGAACGAGATACGGGCGCTGCATCAAAAATATTTTTGAGTGGAATTCTGGTTGTAATAAAGCTTCCCTCAATATCTGAATATTGGTCAAAAATCTCTTTAGGAGTCTTATGAGTGAAATTTGATAA includes these proteins:
- a CDS encoding 2-oxoglutarate oxidoreductase gives rise to the protein MAVVFERPKALLDVSTHYCPGCTHGIIHRLVAECLDELDLTGKAIGVAPVGCSVLAYDYFACDMIEAPHGRAPAVATGVKRAKPDNFVFTYQGDGDLAAIGTAETVHVATRGENVTIIFINNAIYGMTGGQMAPTTLPGQVTQTTPYGRDTSKAGFPVRVCEMLSTLDGVAYAERTAIDGIGGITKTKAAIKKAFETQIAGKGFSIVEVLSTCPTNWGLAPKDAIQWLKDNMIPYYPLGVYKDKTNE
- a CDS encoding helix-turn-helix transcriptional regulator, with protein sequence MSVKNFEIAQRMKEIRELSGYSMVDLAKAMQMEPSEYAEYESGKLSIPVSLLYDVCNVLEISMTELLTGEKAKLHNYSVVRKNNGLEVERTAGYKYQNLAHSFNGRKIEPLLVTVEPVPDGEPMHLNDHNGQEYHYCVEGRMLVRIGEHEVIINEGDSLYFNSALPHGMKALDNKPSKLLVIVI
- a CDS encoding acetyl-CoA synthetase; protein product: MRVAEKFANMSFESYEDFKKNFKINIPENFNFARDVIDDYAQNAPDQKALVWCNDEGQEKIFTFSDISRLSKKAANALRSLGIKKGDRVLLMVKRRYQYWYINPAICRLGAVIIPATHQLTEKDIKYRIQKANVSLIIVANDPYLTNALNDLKPQMPDVKMATISGKCDGFIDFDELVEKASEDFVEPTGDEMPKNNDLMLLYFTSGTTGMPKMVAHNFVYPLGHILTAGFWQNLKETDLHLSLADTGWAKCSWGKLYGQWIMGAAVFVYDYESKFQPIEIAQMIEKYHITTFCAPPTVFRFLIKEDLSGIDLSSLRATYNAGESLNPEVYRQWYNLTGIKLREGFGQTETPVIVACFPWFEPRPGSMGKPSPILNAKLINPRGEICEVGEEGEICIDLKNGIPTGVFYEYHEEKEMTSSVMFDGLYHTGDVAWCDEDGYFWFIGRSDDVIKSSGYRIGPFEVESALVEHPAVLETAITAVPDPVRGQIVKATIVLANGYTPSEELKVELQQHVKRVTAPYKYPRIIEFVNELPKTISGKIRRVQIRNEDAEK
- the vorB gene encoding 3-methyl-2-oxobutanoate dehydrogenase subunit VorB; the encoded protein is MSEKVLMKGNEAVAEAAIRSGCKHFFGYPITPQTEVAAYMAKKLPKINGVFLQAESEVAAINMVLGCASTGTRVMTSSSSPGISLKTEGISYIAGSDLPCVILNIQRGGPGLGGIQPSQADYFQATKALGHGDAYTLVFAPSSVQEMVDLVQEAFDLADLYRMPALILGDGVLGQMMEPVEFKERTPRELPAKDWAVTGTENKRDHNVINSLYLQPDQLEKTVVDRFKRYEIIKENEVMVEEDYSADDEIIVVSYGATSRIVKSAVKTARDKGLKVGMIRPITLWPFPEKQIAKAADTAKTFLTVEMSMGQMIDDVKLAVNGKCPVEFFGRTGGIIPSPAEILEQIEKLSGGIK
- a CDS encoding 4Fe-4S dicluster domain-containing protein, encoding MAKVSFFEDKCKGCELCVTVCPKKIIKMERNKLNAKGYNPANVSQEDMVNCIGCAMCARMCPDCVIVVEK
- a CDS encoding 2-oxoacid:ferredoxin oxidoreductase subunit gamma — protein: MSTHTFVLAGFGGQGVLFIGKVISYSGMVDNKEVSWLPSYGPAMRGGTANCSVTVSDEPIGSPLVLNPKNLIALNLPSFDAFEAKVEAGGMIFADSSLIDKKSSRTDVTAFYIPATQLALDNGLKGLANMIIFGKMLKETGFTTIETVKKALEKCIPPKKADMLELNIKAIEIGYNY